One Helianthus annuus cultivar XRQ/B chromosome 7, HanXRQr2.0-SUNRISE, whole genome shotgun sequence genomic region harbors:
- the LOC110867972 gene encoding uncharacterized protein LOC110867972: MPRSKSHNQSKHSSTEYSDIDDDVKIKETNDCKQNVVSGQKRKSYSNANVSDEFAATTKKRRRDRWNGDEGEVVNVDDDKEINSERENKVHNECPIKEEMRNIELEKELEKRMRRREGYSDRDIKHKEERYRDDVERDRRHKTGRARDDTDRKKRSRDHTSHSRGGSPIYDDRVARRKDNKDVRRDDYKSKDESSDYRSRTIHDQQLESKRYRNDHPSRDHHRVSKHEETKYRDTVHEARARRIDNSNTDLSDKVCIDDLSSEKRLKSDSQLSPSSTNKFFSHLPPPVDPNLGRSQTNWNSFPNWPYIPFHHAPPPMFNPFMYQSLPPMLGGPPMNTNHVTMPYHGFGNWDHGRTEVNDQSLEPNVVSVDLQSAVQKHEDSVDEHMDEIWLGPHNENEENDVDFDAPEVMKVAESFHVSMVGKDDDTLISRVYLSKIDVSEELTRPELYEQCKSMLLDLDQASSVSDDSHCKILFLEEGVEDDIRNGPSLFAAVDDSVFKKAMSLYTKQKVHFTATNTRFLEDQEKENIDVDHPVKSPETENIEVGHPVKHQETESCALSIGDSEVKVKVNYDGSKEVDNQSDSGSLLVMTNLSTSDLIEFGSGNLSRIHSLE; this comes from the exons GAATGCGAATGTGTCCGACGAGTTTGCGGCTACAACGAAGAAGCGGCGGAGAGACCGGTGGAATGGTGATGAAGGTGAGGTTGTAAATGTAGATGATGATAAAGAGATTAATTCTGAAAGAGAAAACAAAGTTCATAATG AGTGTCCTATAAAAGAAGAAATGAGAAACATCGAGTTAGAGAAGGAGCTTGAGAAAAGGATGAGGAGACGAGAAGGCTACAGCGACAGAGATATTAAGCACAAGGAAGAGAGATATCGGGATGATGTTGAGCGGGACCGTAGGCACAAAACGGGCCGGGCCAGAGATGATACTGATAGAAAGAAGAGATCAAGAGACCACACTAGTCATAGTCGTGGTGGAAGCCCGATTTATGATGATCGGGTTGCCAGGCGTAAAGATAATAAGGATGTGAGAAGAGATGATTATAAAAGTAAAGATGAAAGTAGTGATTATAGATCTCGTACCATTCATGACCAACAGTTAGAATCAAAGAGATATAGGAACGATCACCCTTCAAGAGATCATCATAG GGTTTCAAAACACGAAGAAACTAAATATAGGGACACCGTTCATGAAGCGAGAGCTCGCCGTATTGACAACTCTAACACAGATTTATCTGATAAAGTTTGTATCGATGATTTATCATCCGAAAAGCGTTTGAAATCTGATTCCCAGTTGTCCCCGTCATCAACAAATAAATTTTTTTCTCATCTGCCACCTCCCGTTGACCCTAATTTGGGAAGAAGTCAAACCAATTGGAACAGTTTCCCGAACTGGCCTTACATCCCGTTCCACCATGCCCCTCCTCCGATGTTCAATCCTTTTATGTATCAATCTCTGCCTCCAATGCTTGGCGGACCACCGATGAACACGAATCATGTCACCATGCCTTACCATGGATTTGGGAACTGGGACCATGGTAGAACCGAAGTGAACGATCAGTCGTTGGAACCAAATGTGGTTAGTGTTGACTTACAATCTGCCGTCCAAAAACATGAGGATTCGGTTGATGAACATATGGATGAAATTTGGTTGGGCCCACACAATGAGAATGAAGAAAATGATGTGGATTTCGACGCCCCCGAAGTTATGAAGGTTGCAGAGAGCTTCCATGTTTCCATGGTTGGAAAAGACGATGATACCCTTATTTCTCGGGTCTATCTTTCCAAGATTGATGTCTCTGAAGAGCTTACGAGGCCTGAACTCTATGAGCAGTGCAAAAGCATGTTGTTGGATTTGGATCAAGCATCATCGGTGTCTGATGATAGTCATTGCAAGATATTGTTTTTAGAG GAGGGTGTCGAAGATGATATCAGGAACGGCCCTTCATTATTTGCTGCTGTAGACGATTCCGTTTTCAAg AAAGCCATGTCCCTTTACACAAAGCAAAAGGTACACTTTACTGCAACGAACACGCGGTTTCTTGAAGAtcaagaaaaagaaaatatagatGTGGATCATCCAGTTAAAAGTCCAGAAACAGAAAATATAGAGGTGGGTCATCCAGTTAAACATCAAGAAACAGAGAGTTGTGCCCTATCTATTGGTGATTctgaagtcaaagtcaaagtcaactaTGATGGTAGCAAGGAGGTGGACAACCAGAGTGACTCTGGTTCTTTGTTGGTAATGACCAATCTGTCGACTAGTGACTTAATTGAGTTTGGGTCTGGAAATTTAAGTCGGATACATTCTCTTGAATGA